In Debaryomyces hansenii CBS767 chromosome A complete sequence, a genomic segment contains:
- a CDS encoding DEHA2D11924p (similar to CA6062|IPF8307 Candida albicans IPF8307), which translates to MVSRSVNSYDDTSDEDTLLFNSDVSGLPQTHNQQLTNSSTKENQRPISNKNLKLNSEEDEFGDKRTLFESFHEHKSSTDDESFDPVKFGSHSSDGTDNSTYTDDFGNRYDHVDFNSRQYTSKLKFKGKRLVYFTSAFVSLFVSLFGYEQGVCSGILTFVTFIKYFNEPTSSEVGTIISILEIGAMISSMLVSKISDRFGRKRTILLGTVIFMIGGLLQTFATNLYVFSVGRVISGFGVGILSTMVPSYQCEISPSEERGKLVCGEFTGNIAGYALSVWVDYFCYFIQDIGDARENPHSFAANLSWRLPLFIQVAIAFVLLLGGFFVVESPRWLLDVDSDQQGFHVLCLLYDSSPDDDKPRNEFFLIKNSILNERKLVPKAERSWRKMFSNYLTRVLIACSALAFAQFNGINIISYYAPMVFAEAGFNDSKALLMTGINGLVYLASTIPPWFLVDKWGRRPILISGGLSMAVCFALISYIMYLNRSFTPSMVALLVIIYNASFGYSWGPIGFLIPPEVYPLAVRSKGVSLSTATNWLSNYIVGQLTPILQESIGWVMYIFPMCSCIISVFVVYYFYPETKGAELEDIDRLFDEFYGKKTPMNDYSLVTNTTDNRNDVELDDLDELDYEVAEPAVRRHLL; encoded by the coding sequence ATGGTATCTAGATCTGTTAATTCATATGACGATACTTCAGATGAAGATACGTTGCTTTTCAACCTGGATGTGTCGGGTTTACCTCAGACGCATAACCAGCAATTAACTAATTCACTGACAAAGGAGAACCAAAGACCTATAAGTAATAAGAATTTAAAGCTAAACCTGGAAGAGGATGAATTTGGCGATAAGAGGACCCTTTTTGAGTCTTTTCACGAACATAAGTCTAGCACGGACGACGAAAGTTTTGATCCGGTTAAGTTTGGGTCGCATTCGTCAGACGGGACAGACAATAGTACGTATACTGATGATTTTGGTAACCGATATGATCACGTTGACTTTAATTCAAGACAGTATACACTGAAGTTGAAGTTTAAAGGAAAGAGGTTGGTGTACTTCACGTCTGCATTTGTTTCGCTATTTGTTTCATTATTCGGATACGAGCAGGGGGTTTGTTCTGGGATTTTAACGTTTGTTACGTTTATAAAGTATTTTAATGAGCCGACTTCATCGGAGGTGGGTACTATAATATCTATTTTAGAAATAGGAGCTATGATTTCATCGATGCTTGTGTCGAAAATATCCGACAGGTTTGGCCGGAAAAGGACTATCTTGTTAGGGACGGTCATTTTCATGATCGGAGGATTGTTGCAAACGTTCGCTACAAATTTATATGTTTTTAGCGTTGGCAGAGTTATCAGTGGGTTTGGTGTGGGTATTTTATCCACCATGGTTCCTTCTTATCAGTGTGAGATTTCCCCATCAGAAGAAAGAGGAAAATTAGTTTGTGGTGAATTTACTGGTAATATAGCAGGATACGCATTGAGTGTGTGGGTAGACTATTTCTGTTACTTTATTCAAGACATTGGCGATGCTAGAGAAAATCCTCATTCCTTTGCCGCAAACTTATCGTGGAGACTTCCGTTATTCATACAAGTTGCAATCGCGTTTGTATTACTTCTCGGGGGATTTTTTGTGGTCGAATCACCCAGATGGTTGCTTGATGTCGACAGCGACCAACAGGGCTTCCATGTATTATGCTTATTATACGACAGTTCGCCAGATGATGATAAACCACGTAATGAGTTCTTCTTGATCAAGAATTCGATTTTGAACGAAAGAAAGTTGGTTCCAAAGGCCGAAAGAAGCTGGCGTAAAATGTTTTCTAATTACTTAACGAGAGTGTTGATTGCCTGTTCGGCATTGGCATTTGCCCAATTCAATGgtatcaatatcatatCTTACTATGCCCCTATGGTGTTTGCAGAAGCAGGCTTCAACGACTCCAAAGCGCTCTTAATGACCGGTATCAACGGCTTGGTATACCTAGCATCCACCATTCCTCCTTGGTTTCTCGTTGACAAATGGGGCCGTAGGCCAATTCTTATCAGTGGTGGCTTGTCCATGGCAGTATGTTTTGCCCTTATATCCTACATCATGTACCTCAACCGATCATTCACCCCGTCAATGGTCGCATTGCTCGTTATCATCTACAACGCATCGTTCGGCTACAGTTGGGGTCCCATTGGTTTCTTGATTCCTCCAGAAGTATATCCATTAGCCGTGAGATCCAAGGGAGTATCGCTCTCCACCGCCACAAACTGGCTAAGCAACTATATTGTTGGCCAGCTCACCCCAATCCTCCAGGAATCAATTGGCTGGGTTATGTACATTTTCCCAATGTGCAGTTGTATTATTTCGGTGTTCGTTGTGTACTACTTCTACCCCGAAACAAAGGGTGCAGAATTAGAGGATATTGACCGTTTGTTCGATGAATTCTACGGCAAGAAAACCCCTATGAATGATTATTCATTGGTCACAAATACGACCGATAACAGAAATGACGTAGAACTCGATGATTTGGACGAATTAGATTACGAAGTGGCTGAACCTGCTGTCAGAAGACATTTGTTATGA
- a CDS encoding DEHA2D11902p (similar to CA6061|IPF8302 Candida albicans IPF8302), translated as MKIMNHSVEFGLPSQYLWKFPQGNTPLAPAPFEKEWLVKFYEFCMKTSTPLTIAIVYFSFVHFVNPLIRQRQVKKAALKDKNVKDLTKKEIKRLPAAPFAIAKYKLFKLFVLLHNIFLCWYSVWTFVGMSRSIYQNIQSLKPLTNPSRFQQFFQSVCDLDLGVFSTKSAPLDSLLSFGFWFYVSKFYEVLDTIIILLKGRPSSLLQSYHHAGAMMCMWAGIRYRSPPIWIFVIFNSFIHSLMYFYFTLSCLKIKVPNMFKRALTSMQITQFVVGGSLAVVHAFIWYTDLSTGQITNCIGSSDQALPLIINVAYLTPLTALFAAFYIESYMKRAQK; from the coding sequence atgaaaattatgAATCATTCTGTTGAGTTTGGCCTCCCAAGTCAATATTTATGGAAGTTTCCACAAGGAAACACTCCTTTGGCGCCAGCTCCgtttgaaaaagaatgGTTGGTCAAGTTTTACGAATTTTGCATGAAAACATCTACTCCATTAACCATAGCAATTGTGTACTTTTCATTTGTTCACTTCGTAAACCCACTTATTCGTCAAAGACAAGTTAAAAAGGCAGCATTGAAGGATAAAAATGTCAAAGACTTAACAAAGAAGGAAATCAAGAGGTTACCAGCAGCACCGTTTGCGATCGCCAAATAcaaattgttcaaattatttgtCCTCTTACACAATATATTCTTGTGCTGGTACTCGGTGTGGACGTTTGTGGGTATGAGCCGTTCGATTTACCAGAATATACAATCTTTGAAGCCACTCACGAACCCCAGTCGTTTCCAACAGTTTTTCCAATCGGTGTGTGACTTAGATCTTGGTGTTTTCAGCACTAAGTCAGCTCCACTCGACAGTTTGCTTCTGTTCGGGTTCTGGTTCTACGTATCAAAGTTCTACGAGGTGTTGGACACTATTATCATCTTATTGAAGGGTAGACCATCGTCATTATTACAAAGTTACCATCACGCAGGTGCCATGATGTGTATGTGGGCTGGTATCAGATATCGTTCTCCTCCAATATGGATCTTTGTCATTTTCAACTCGTTCATACACTCTTTGATGTACTTCTACTTCACCTTGTCGTGCTTGAAAATTAAGGTTCCAAACATGTTTAAGAGAGCTTTAACATCCATGCAAATCACCCAATTTGTAGTCGGAGGTTCTTTGGCTGTAGTCCATGCCTTCATTTGGTACACTGATTTATCAACTGGTCAGATTACAAACTGTATTGGCTCTTCTGACCAAGCTTTACCATTAATCATTAATGTGGCCTACTTGACCCCATTAACTGCCTTATTCGCCGctttttatattgaaagcTACATGAAGCGTGCTCAAAAATAG
- a CDS encoding 60S ribosomal protein L8 (highly similar to uniprot|P29453 Saccharomyces cerevisiae YLL045C RPL8B Ribosomal protein L4 of the large 60S ribosomal subunit or uniprot|P17076 Saccharomyces cerevisiae YHL033C RPL8A Ribosomal protein L4 of the large 60S ribosomal subunit) codes for MAPKGKKVAPAPLASKSTKTASSKNPLVESRPKNFGIGQDIQPKRNLSRFVRWPEYVRLQRQKKILSLRLKVPPAIAQFQNTLDKNTAAQTFKLFNKYRPETASEKKERLTKEAAAVAEGKSAKDASPKPVVVKYGLNHVVSLVENKKAKLVLIANDVDPIELVIFLPALCRKMGVPYAIVKGKARLGTLVHKKTSSVAALTEVTSADESELAKLVSTINANFIEKYEDSKKHWGGGIMGSKANDKIARKAKALEVDPTVGA; via the coding sequence atGGCTCCAAAAGGTAAGAAGGTCGCTCCAGCACCATTAGCTTCTAAGTCCACCAAGACTGCTTCTTCTAAGAACCCATTAGTTGAATCTAGACCAAAGAACTTCGGTATTGGTCAAGATATCCAACCAAAGAGAAACTTATCTAGATTTGTCAGATGGCCAGAATACGTTAGATTACAAAGACAAAAGAAGATCTTGTCTTTGAGATTGAAGGTTCCTCCAGCTATTGCTCAATTCCAAAACACCTTGGACAAGAACACCGCTGCCCAAACTTTCAAgttattcaacaaatacAGACCAGAAACTGCCTCtgaaaagaaggaaagaTTAACCAAGGAAGCCGCTGCTGTTGCCGAAGGTAAGTCCGCCAAGGACGCTTCTCCAAAGCCAGTTGTCGTCAAGTACGGTTTAAACCACGTTGTTTCTTTAGTTGAAAACAAGAAGGCCAAGTTAGTCTTGATTGCCAACGACGTTGACCCAATCGAATTAGTCATCTTCTTACCAGCTTTATGTAGAAAGATGGGTGTTCCATACGCCATTGTGAAGGGTAAGGCCAGATTAGGTACTTTAGTCCACAAGAAGACCTCTTCCGTCGCTGCTTTAACTGAAGTCACCTCCGCTGACGAATCTGAATTAGCCAAGTTAGTTTCTACTATCAACGCTAACTTCATCGAAAAGTACGAAGACTCCAAGAAACACTGGGGTGGTGGTATCATGGGTTCTAAGGCCAACGACAAGATCGCCAGAAAGGCTAAGGCTTTAGAAGTCGATCCAACTGTCGGTGCTTAA
- a CDS encoding DEHA2D11990p (similar to uniprot|P00127 Saccharomyces cerevisiae YFR033C QCR6 ubiquinol-cytochrome c oxidoreductase subunit 6), whose product MSFLKDLIESAFPVAYAEEPAEEEPVEEEESTEESTEESEGEDKESGDDTEEADDKESGDAEEGDEDEDEDEDDEDEDEDEEEIVDPLDTLREECTNTETCKPHLHHFEECIERVTKEQQEEGYEHKLYKEDCVEEFFHLQHCVNDCVAPRLFNKLK is encoded by the exons ATGTCATTCTTAAAGGATTTAATAGAATCAGCTTTCCCAGTTGCTTACGCTGAAGAA CCAGCTGAAGAAGAACctgttgaagaagaagaatccaCTGAAGAATCCACTGAAGAATCTGAAGGTGAAGACAAGGAATCAGGTGATGATACCGAAGAAGCTGATGACAAAGAATCGGGTGATGCTGAAGAAggtgatgaagatgaagatgaagatgaagacgatgaggatgaagacgaagatgaagaagaaattgttgatcCATTAGACACTTTACGTGAAGAATGTACTAACACCGAGACTTGTAAGCCACATCTTCACCATTTTGAAGAGTGTATCGAAAGAGTCACCAAGgaacaacaagaagaaggcTACGAACACAAGCTATACAAAGAAGACTGtgttgaagaattcttCCACTTACAGCACTGTGTCAACGATTGTGTTGCCCCAAGATTgttcaacaaattgaaataa
- a CDS encoding DEHA2D12012p (similar to CA2951|CaSBP1 Candida albicans SBP1), producing the protein MSTEETKQPIEERIYIGNVDYKADEEELKQFFDGLKVTEVDIPSKTFTRGKKTIDKHLGFAFVQFEDKADADKAIEDFNGKEFKGRNIYVKKAVPPPTEEEKQQKIDAFRAKKAEQKAKKAEQKAKRAEEKAEKTEKEDQATKSDEPSTKEANGEAKPKKTKKKAAKKADTPDGTTPDAATSSEDPKDKIPDGKASADTIFITNLDYKVDVKTLNSLFKELKPKWIHVPTRRVPFHILKRQKSKGRTVFNKGIAFVKFSNEDLQKQAIADFNGKELNGREIIVDIAIDARIPKPDTEEQNLQEEVSQDEKQ; encoded by the exons atgtCTACTGAAGAAACTAAACAAcctattgaagaaagaatttaCATTGGAAATGTCGATTACAAGGCggacgaagaagaattaaagcaATTCTTCGATGGATTAAAAGT CACCGAAGTTGATATTCCCAGCAAAACATTCACCCGTGGGAAGAAAACCATCGATAAGCATCTCGGATTTGcatttgttcaatttgAGGACAAGGCAGATGCTGATAAGGCGATTGAGGATTTCAATGGGAAGGAATTCAAGGGGAGAAACATCTATGTGAAGAAGGCGGTTCCACCGccaacagaagaagaaaagcaaCAGAAAATCGATGCATTCAGGGCCAAGAAGGCGGAACAGAAGGCCAAGAAGGCGGAACAGAAGGCCAAGAGGGCTGAAGAGAAGGCCGAGAAGacagaaaaagaagatcaaGCCACGAAGTCTGATGAGCCCCTGACGAAGGAAGCAAATGGCGAGGCAAAGCCTAAGAAGACCAAGAAGAAGGCCGCTAAAAAGGCTGACACGCCTGATGGCACTACCCCAGACGCAGCAACCTCGAGTGAAGACCCAAAGGATAAAATCCCAGACGGTAAGGCATCGGCCGACACCATCTTCATCACCAATTTGGATTACAAGGTTGATGTCAAGACCTTGAACAGtcttttcaaagaattgaaacCAAAGTGGATCCATGTTCCTACCAGAAGAGTACCATTTCATATCCTTAAGAGACAAAAGAGTAAGGGTAGAACTGTCTTTAATAAGGGTATTGCATTCGTCAAGTTTTCGAACGAGGACTTGCAAAAGCAAGCGATTGCCGACTTCAATGGTAAGGAATTAAACGGTAGAGAAATCATTGTGGACATTGCCATAGATGCCAGAATCCCAAAGCCTGACACAGAAGAACAAAACTTGCAAGAAGAAGTCTCTCAAGATGAAAAGCAATAA
- a CDS encoding DEHA2D11946p (some similarities with CA6063|IPF8311 Candida albicans IPF8311): MGRPIEEVRGEGPIRVANEANAVLLTGTPEDYYHDGTMKISHSDRIKDDQYQMTPRSCCEKDGLVNETCNIQAGNIVSYVSLFTKVNQVEGMVEIDDGASIDENMSNDEGDVSEYDDEDYGDLTGSCHEDEALSGSWSSILSSGSNNNIPKSVSSLHYIPKKSISDSNISPVNIPFDGSLKPDMLAADSLLSSLNKDMRTTRSQDQKTRVKGSTVSNFARAFRVLKKSIHRTSYSVLSHPGYLSPRMTDDAVPGLACHERADEDSHLEGLATHECASGDSMHPASELPCGNEYRGRDSRMNSSFLRLYAIDYEARCRSTLPSSYSSRELSFVINKSRASKEFHRRYNIISVSNLSRDKLWDNVILPPRIDDCPCAYIDSSSYVYVDDNKKKVAAECGHYYTKPAGILSNSRCFYNDQSPQGGNTKSQYTVKGWCNSRWLDCSKQ, encoded by the coding sequence ATGGGTAGACctattgaagaagtcaGAGGTGAAGGGCCTATAAGAGTCGCAAATGAAGCAAATGCGGTACTATTAACTGGGACACCGGAAGACTATTATCATGATGGTACTATGAAAATAAGCCACTCCGATAGGATAAAGGATGACCAGTATCAAATGACGCCTAGAAGCTGTTGCGAGAAAGATGGGTTGGTCAACGAAACTTGTAACATCCAGGCCGGAAATATAGTACTGTATGTCAGCTTGTTTACGAAGGTGAACCAAGTTGAAGGCATGGTAGAGATAGATGATGGGGCCAGTATAGACGAGAATATGAGTAATGACGAAGGCGATGTTTCAGAATACGACGATGAAGACTACGGGGATTTGACAGGGAGCTGTCATGAAGACGAGGCGTTATCCGGATCGTGGAGTTCCATTTTGTCCAGTGGGagcaataataatataccaAAATCGGTGAGCTCATTGCACTACATACCCAAAAAGTCGATATCTGACTCGAACATCTCGCCTGTGAACATCCCGTTTGATGGGAGCTTGAAGCCCGACATGTTGGCCGCCGATAGTCTTTTGAGCAGCTTGAACAAAGACATGCGTACAACAAGGCTGCAGGACCAGAAGACTCGTGTAAAGGGTCTGACAGTGTCGAACTTTGCTCGTGCGTTTAGGGTGCTCAAGAAATCTATCCACAGGACCTCTTACTCGGTTTTGTCACATCCTGGGTACTTATCCCCCAGAATGACAGATGACGCAGTTCCAGGCCTTGCGTGTCACGAGAGAGCAGACGAAGATTCACATTTGGAAGGACTTGCGACGCACGAGTGCGCATCAGGAGATTCGATGCATCCAGCACTGGAATTGCCTTGTGGGAACGAATACAGAGGCAGGGACTCCCGTATGAACTCATCTTTTCTCCGGCTATATGCCATCGATTACGAGGCGCGGTGTCGAAGCACCTTGCCCTCTTCGTATTCAAGTCGGGAGTTGTCGTTCGTGATAAACAAGTCACGTGCGTCAAAGGAGTTCCACCGTCGATACAACATCATTAGCGTATCGAACTTGTCTCGAGATAAGCTATGGGACAATGTTATACTTCCACCCCGGATTGACGATTGTCCGTGCGCATATATCGACTCGTCGAGCTACGTGTATGTGGACGACAACAAGAAAAAGGTGGCCGCAGAATGCGGCCATTACTACACCAAACCAGCAGGGATCTTGAGTAATAGCAGGTGTTTTTACAATGACCAATCCCCGCAGGGCGGGAACACTAAACTGCAGTATACCGTCAAGGGATGGTGTAACTCGAGGTGGCTCGATTGCAGTaaacaataa
- a CDS encoding 60S ribosomal protein L2 (highly similar to uniprot|P05736 Saccharomyces cerevisiae YIL018W RPL2B Protein component of the large 60S ribosomal subunit and highly similar to uniprot|P05736 Saccharomyces cerevisiae YFR031C-A RPL2A Protein component of the large 60S ribosomal subunit) produces the protein MGRVIRNQRKGAGSIFTSHTRLRKGAAKLRTLDYAERHGYIRGIVKQIIHDPGRGAPLAKVSFRDPYKYKLREETFIANEGVYTGQFIYAGKKASLNVGNVLPLGSMPEGTIVSNVEEKSGDRGALGRTSGNYVIIIGHNQDEGKTRVKLPSGAKKILSSEARGVIGVVAGGGRIDKPLLKAGRAFHKYKVKRNSWPKTRGVAMNPVDHPHGGGNHQHIGKASTISRGAVPGQKAGLIAARRTGLLRGTQKTQD, from the exons ATGG GTAGAGTTATTCGTAACCAAAGAAAGGGTGCTGGTTCTATCTTCACCTCGCACACCAGATTAAGAAAGGGTGCTGCCAAGTTAAGAACTTTAGATTATGCTGAACGTCATGGTTACATTCGTGGTATTGTCAAGCAAATCATCCACGACCCAGGTAGAGGTGCTCCTTTAGCCAAGGTCTCTTTCCGTGATCCATACAAGTACAAGTTGAGAGAAGAAACCTTCATTGCTAACGAAGGTGTTTACACTGGTCAATTTATCTACGCTGGTAAGAAGGCTTCCTTAAACGTCGGTAACGTTTTACCTTTAGGTTCTATGCCAGAAGGTACCATCGTCTCTAACGTCGAAGAAAAGTCTGGTGACAGAGGTGCTTTAGGTAGAACCTCTGGTAACTACGTTATTATCATCGGTCACAACCAAGACGAAGGTAAGACCAGAGTTAAGTTACCATCTGGTGCTAAGAAGATTCTTTCTTCCGAAGCTAGAGGTGTCATCGGTGTTGTCGCCGGTGGTGGTAGAATTGACAAACCATTATTAAAGGCTGGTAGAGCTTTCCACAAATACAAGGTCAAGCGTAACTCATGGCCAAAGACCAGAGGTGTTGCCATGAACCCAGTTGATCACCCTCATGGTGGTGGTAACCATCAACATATTGGTAAGGCTTCTACTATCTCCAGAGGTGCTGTTCCAGGTCAAAAGGCTGGTTTAATCGCCGCCAGAAGAACTGGTTTATTACGTGGTACTCAAAAGACTCAAGATTAG